One segment of Cutaneotrichosporon cavernicola HIS019 DNA, chromosome: 4 DNA contains the following:
- the RPL33B gene encoding uncharacterized protein (Ribosomal protein L35Ae), whose product MGATRLYTKGRVLGHKRGKRNSRPNQSLVAIEGVDTAEAARSYLGKRIAYVYKAKREVNGSRVRVIWGRISRPHGNSGVVKSKFTTNLPPKVFGASCRIMLFPSNI is encoded by the exons ATGGGTGCCACCAG GCTTTACACCAAGGGACGCGTGCTCGGCCACAAGCGCGGAAAGCGCAACTCGCGCCCCAACCAGTCGCTCGTTGCGATTGAGGGTGTTGACACGGCTGAGGCCGCTCGCTCGTACCTCGGCAAG cgcATCGCCTACGTCTACAAGGCCAAGCGTGAGGTCAACGGCTCGCGTGTCCGCGTCATCTGGGGCCGCATCTCGCGCCCCCACGGCAACTCGGGCGTCGTCAAGTCCAAGTTCAccaccaacctcccccCCAAGGTGTTCGGCGCGTCGTGCCGCATCATGCTCTTCCCCTCGAACATCTAA
- the CDA2 gene encoding uncharacterized protein (Chitin deacetylase) — MAAVVLLSLLSGAAAQAIAPSITASIRPDIPSMPVHTVEGYQIPALKEITKDAPSSKTVAMYSTGLPGATPTISGAPVIPTAPSYLNYPELDKIPPTNSPQVQKWISEINWALVPNLTVTDGTCAGSPAAANDASRCWWTCGGCTRNTDIAECPDQYTWGISFDDGPSPYTPLLLDYLEEKNIKSTFFLVGSRVISYPSMVVTEYLAGHQLSIHTWSHPSLTKLSNEEIVAELGWTKQAIHDVVGVTPNTFRPPYGDIDDRVRGIAAQMGLTPVMWTRHNGKTLDTTDWNIPGGQASGETAVSRFQDILDTVPELDTGFIVLQHDLYQQTVDLAVGYFLPMAVASGKYAMKSIIECLGLPNSEGYIETSANVTATQIPGSGTVFQPKVGTQTGAAPEITTGKSANGGAATGSTSGSPAGASVTPKSGATKSYASAAIALAAVLAAIAFSA; from the exons AtggccgccgtcgtccttctcTCGCTCCTTTCTGGTGCTGCCGCCCAGGCCATCGCCCCCTCCATCACGGCCAGTATCCGCCCGGATATCCCATCCATGCCTGTCCACACCGTCGAGGGCTACCAGATTCC cgcccTCAAAGAGATCACGAAGGATGCGCCTTCGTCCAAGACGGTTGCCATGTACTCGACGGGCCTTCCGGGTGCGACACCCACCATCTCGGGCGCTCCTGTCATCCCCACCGCCCCGTCATACCTCAACTACCCCGAGCTTGACAAGATCCCGCCCACCAACTCGCCTCAGGTCCAGAAATGGATCTCTGAGATTAACTGGGCTCTCGTCCCCAACCTGACCGTCACGGACGGTACCTGTGCGGGTTCACCTGCTGCCGCCAACGATGCCAGCCGCTGCTGGTGGACTTGCGGTGGTTGCACTCGCAATACCGACATTGCCGAGTGCCCAGACCAGTACACTTGGGGTATCTCGTTCGACGACGGACCTTCCCCATACACGCCTCTCCTCCTGGACTACCTTGAGGAGAAGAACATCAAGTCGaccttcttcctcgtcggctcGCGTGTCATCTCGTACCCGTCGATGGTCGTCACTGAGTACCTTGCCGGCCACCAGCTCTCGATTCACACCTGGTCGCACCCCTCGCTCACCAAGCTCTCCAACGAGGAGATtgttgccgagctcggctggACGAAGCAGGCCATCCAcgatgtcgtcggcgtgACCCCGAACACCTTCCGCCCTCCCTACGGTGACATTGACGACCGTGTCCGTGGCATTGCCGCTCAGATGGGCCTTACTCCCGTCATGTGGACCCGCCACAACGGCAAGACTCTTGACACCACCGACTGGAACATTCCCGGTGGCCAGGCCAGCGGTGAGACTGCCGTCTCGCGTTTCCAGGACATTCTCGACACCGtccccgagctcgacaccGGCTTCATCGTCCTCCAGCACGACCTCTACCAGCAGACTGttgaccttgccgtcggcTACTTCCTTCCCATGGCCGTTGCATCGGGCAAGTACGCCATGAAGTCGATCATCGAGTGCCTTGGTCTCCCCAACTCCGAGGGTTACATCGAGACCTCGGCCAACGTCACTGCCACCCAGATCCCCGGCTCGGGCACCGTCTTCCAGCCCAAGGTCGGCACCCAGaccggcgcggcgccggAGATCACCACCGGCAAGAGCGCCAACGGCGGCGCCGCCACTGGCTCCACCTCGGGGTCACCGGCAGGCGCCTCGGTCACCCCCAAGTCGGGTGCCACCAAGTCGTACGCCTCGGCTGCCAttgccctcgccgccgtcctcgccgccattGCCTTCTCTGCGTAA
- a CDS encoding uncharacterized protein (Galactose mutarotase-like) gives MKFTDGLWRRPTGVDFVGGVEVVEVLSESKDGVEFIVAPRHVANRGDTLNSPLLTVSISSPMDDVLKIRLEHHIGGKNNGPHFELFPDGAPDAPKTKVSRPAENHIAFMSGSLGVDINTGPRAYALRFSDCDHDEFLCATEPKGQGYADVPWHLTFGQQSQAGCLTTLADSMVRNDDFALDTTRATGLVRFMVNELTLSIGETIYGLGERFGPFVKNGQVVGIWNQDGGTSSEQTYKNVPFYLSSKGYGLFVNHPEEVEFEVGREKCSKIGLSVRGERLEYFVIGGGSIKAALQNYVRLTGRPALPPAWTYGLYLSTSFTTSYDQKTVSGFLHEMRERKCPVRVLHLDCFWMKRYDWCSFQFDPDTFPDPQKYLADVKREYGVKVCAWINPYISQRAVIFAEGVEKGYFLKRKNGNVWQWDEWQPGMAIVDFTNPAACKWYAGLVQRLLDMGVDTVKTDFGERIPHIDVVYHDGSDPRKAHNFYSLLYNKCVFEVVENKYGKHEAALFARSATAGGQRFPVHWGGDCESTYEAMGETLRGGLSLSASGFAFWSHDIGGFEGHPDPVLFSRWVAFGLFSSHSRLHGSASYRVPWNYGETAVQVTAKMVRTKCRLMPYIYGESLKAHETGIPVMRAMIIEFPQDPASAYLDKQYMFGDNLLVAPVFHNTKADFYIPAGRWTCFWTGEVIEGPKYVRKTDYPIDQIPVFVRPNSALLLGPQDVDKPDYEYAKVGLEVRTYELESEVEVKVPTGKGAKWAGSVKVAPGGKVSASGVVLKN, from the exons ATGAAGTTCACTGACGGTCT ATGGAGGCGGCCGACGGGCGTCGACTTTGTCGgaggcgtcgaggtcgtcgaagTGCTAAGCGAGAGcaaggacggcgtcgagttTATCGTTGCGCCGCGACACGTCGCGAACCGCGGCGACACACTCAACA gccCGCTGCTCACGGTGAgcatctcgtcgccgatGGACGACGTGCTCAAGATCCGCCTGGAGCACCATATTGGCGGCAAGAACAACGGACCGCACTTTGAGCTGTTTCCCGACGGGGCGCCGGATGCACCTAAGACAAAGGTATCCCGCCCCGCCGAGAACCACATTGCGTTCATGTCCGGCTCGCTTGGCGTGGACATCAACACTGGTCCCAGGGCGTACGCGCTCCGTTTCAGTGACTGCGACCACGACGAGTTCCTTTGCGCAACCGAGCCCAAGGGACAGGGGTACGCCGACGTGCCGTGGCACCTGACGTTTGGGCAGCAGAGCCAGGCTGGGTGTCTCACCACTTTGGCCGACAGCATGGTGCGGAACGACGACTTTGCGCTCGACACTACCCGCGCCACGGGGCTTGTGCGGTTCATGGTCAACGAACTTACGCTGTCAATTGGCGAGACAATCTACGGCCTCGGTGAGCGGTTTGGACCGTTTGTCAAGAACGGCCAAGTGGTCGGAATCTGGAACCAAGACGGTGGGACGTCGAGTGAGCAGACGTACAAAAATGTCCCGTTCTACCTCTCCAGCAAGGGATATGGGCTGTTTGTCAACCATCCCGAAGAGGTCGAGTTTGAGGTCGGCCGCGAAAAGTGCTCCAAGATCGGGTTGAGTGTTCGCGGTGAACGCCTCGAATACTTTGTCATTGGGGGTGGTAGCATCAAGGCCGCATTGCAAAACTATGTACGCCTGACGGGTCGTCCTGCCCTCCCACCGGCTTGGACGTATGGGCTTTACCTCTCGACATCGTTTACGACGTCGTATGACCAGAAGACAGTGAGCGGGTTCCTGCACGAGATGCGGGAACGCAAGTGTCCCGTGCGCGTGCTGCATCTCGACTGTTTCTGGATGAAGCGGTACGACTGGTGCTCGTTCCAGTTTGATCCGGACACGTTCCCCGACCCGCAAAagtacctcgccgacgtcaagcGCGAGTACGGCGTCAAGGTGTGTGCGTGGATCAATCCTTACATTTCGCAACGGGCCGTCATCTTTGCCGAGGGAGTCGAGAAGGGATACTTTCTCAAGCGGAAGAATGGCAACGTGTGGCAGTGGGACGAGTGGCAGCCGGGTATGGCCATTGTCGACTTTACCAACCCCGCAGCGTGCAAGTGGTATGCAGGGCTCGTGCAGCGCCTTCTCGACATGGGCGTTGATACAGTCAAGACCGACTTTGGCGAGCGTATTCCCCACATTGACGTCGTGTATCATGACGGCTCGGATCCTCGCAAGGCGCATAACTTTTATTCGCTGCTGTACAACAAGTGTGTCTTTGAGGTGGTGGAAAACAAGTATGGCAAgcacgaggcggcgctgttcgcgcgctcggcgacggctgGTGGCCAGCGATTCCCGGTTCACTGGGGTGGCGACTGCGAGAGCACGTACGAGGCCATGGGCGAGACGCTCCGTGGTGGTCTGAGCCTCAGCGCATCGGGCTTTGCGTTCTGGTCACACGATATTGGCGGATTCGAGGGCCATCCCGACCCCGTACTTTTCTCACGTTGGGTCGCCTTTGGACTGTTCAGCTCCCACTCGCGCCTACACGGAAGCGCATCGTACCGCGTCCCTTGGAACTATGGCGAGACTGCCGTTCAAGTCACGGCCAAGATGGTGCGCACAAAGTGCCGCCTCATGCCGTACATCTATGGCGAGAGTCTCAAAGCCCACGAGACTGGTATTCCCGTCATGCGCGCCATGATCATCGAGTTCCCCCAAGACCCCGCGTCCGCCTACCTCGACAAGCAGTATATGTTTGGCGACAACCTCCTTGTCGCACCCGTCTTCCATAACACCAAGGCTGACTTTTACATCCCCGCAGGCCGTTGGACGTGTTTCTGGACAGGCGAGGTGATCGAAGGGCCTAAATATGTCCGCAAGACCGACTACCCCATCGACCAGATCCCTGTCTTTGTGCGGCCCAACTCTGCCCTTCTACTCGGCCCCCAGGACGTCGACAAGCCCGATTACGAATACGCCaaggtcggcctcgaggtgcgCACGTACGAACTCGAGTCCGAGGTAGAGGTCAAGGTCCCTACAGGCAAGGGTGCCAAGTGGGCCGGGTCCGTCAAGGTCGCTCCAGGAGGCAAGGTCAGCGCGTCGGGCGTCGTGCTCAAGAACTAG
- a CDS encoding uncharacterized protein (Sugar (and other) transporter), which produces MTHEDKVILDEKAAGCEDAAALQNAAAAEAAEHTMTLASGWRTHKRAIFWSMALSFALIMEGYDVVVIGSFYGHPSFLKRFGVPEPNSPNGYIIPAEWQSALSNGSSAGGIIGLLINGWAADRFGPKIVMQVSIIALTCFIFLFVFAQSLTMLVIAEVFCGIPWGVFQTLTTTYASEVCPIQLRGYLTAYVNLCWGVGILLSSGVVKATLDIESEWSWRLPFTLQWMWVIPLFIIVCCAPGSPWWYVRNNRLEDAEKSLRRLTNPDYVSEQDIKNNVAMMVHTNELERSIEEGTSYLECFKGIDRWRTEASMMVFAMQLLSGQNLIGQGVQFLQQAGIGTNLSFSLNMVLNSMFIIGTFFSWIALYFFGRRTIYLSGMGLMSIVLFVIGGLGFVGHDNPRHTDTTFAIGGLLVALNFCYNSSLGPVCYTLIGELSSTRLRQKTIALSRIAYQIMNITCGIIVPRMLSPTAWNWGAKSGIFWGTSAFLCTIYIWTRIPETRGRSYGELDLLFEHRVPAWRFKGTKVDQFGQNGIEKPEVVHLEETQVVRDGTSI; this is translated from the exons ATGACCCACGAAGACAAagtcatcctcgacgagaaggcTGCTGGTTGCGAAGACGCCGCAGCGCTCCAGAACGCggctgccgccgaggcaGCCGAGCATACCATGACGCTCGCGTCTGGGTGGCGGACGCACAAGCGAGCAATCTTCTGGTCGATGGCCCTCTCCTTTGCCCTGATCATGGAGGGCTACGACGTCGTTGTGATCG GCTCGTTCTATGGCCACCCAAGTTTCTTGAAGCGTTTCGGCGTGCCCGAGCCCAACTCACCTAACGGATACATTATCCCCGCGGAGTGGCAGAGTGCACTCTCGAACGGCTCGAGCGCTGGCGGCATCATTGGCCTCTTGATCAATGGGTGGGCAGCGGACCGGTTCGGGCCCAAGATTGTGATGCAGGTCTCAATCATCGCGCTCACCTGCTTTatcttcctcttcgtctTTGCCCAGAGCCTCACCATGCTCGTCATCGCCGAAGTATTCTGCGGTATCCCTTGGGGCGTGTTCCAGACCCTTACAACGACCTACGCTTCCGAAGTCTGTCCGATCCAACTGCGGGGCTACCTCACAGCCTACGTCAATCTGTGTTGGGGCGTTGGTATTCTCCTTTCTTCTGGCGTCGTCAAAGCAACGCTCGACATTGAGAGCGAGTGGTCTTGGCGCCTCCCCTTTACGCTTCAGTGGATGTGGGTTATTCCCCTGTTTATTATCGTTTGTTGCGCCCCCGGTTCGCCGTGGTGGTACGTCCGCAATAACCGgctcgaggatgccgagaAGTcgctccgccgcctcacTAACCCCGACTACGTGAGCGAGCAGGATATCAAGAACAATGTCGCGATGATGGTACATAccaacgagctcgagcgatcgatcgaggagggcacGAGCTACCTCGAGTGCTTCAAGGGCATTGACCGGTGGCGTACCGAGGCTTCAATGATGGTGTTCGCCATGCAACTCCTCAGCGGACAAAACCTCATCGGACAAGGCGTTCAGTTCCTCCAGCAAGCTGGAATTGGAACTAATCTCTCCTTCAGCTTGAACATGGTCCTGAACAGCATG TTCATCATCGGAACGTTCTTCTCCTGGATCGCGCTCTACTTCTTCGGCCGTCGCACAATCTACCTCTCCGGTATGGGGCTGATGAGCATCGTTCTCTTCGTCATCGGTGGTCTGGGCTTTGTGGGCCATGACAACCCGCGCCACACTGATACGACATTTGCGAttggcggcctcctcgtcgccctcaacTTCTGCTACAACTCCTCCCTCGGTCCCGTGTGCTACACTCTAATTGGCGAACTCTCGTCCACCCGCTTGAGGCAGAAGACGATCGCCCTCTCCCGCATCGCTTACCAGATCATGAACATCACCTGCGGCATCATTGTTCCGCGCATGCTGAGCCCAACAGCGTGGAACTGGGGTGCCAAGAGCGGCATCTTCTGGGGAACTAGTGCCTTCCTCTGCACCATTTACATCTGGACTCGGATCCCCGAAACCCGCGGGCGCAGTTatggcgagctcgatctTCTTTTCGAGCACCGTGTTCCGGCGTGGCGGTTCAAGGGCACAAAGGTCGACCAGTTTGGTCAGAACGGTATCGAAAAACCAGAGGTTGTGCacctcgaggagacgcAGGTCGTGCGCGATGGTACCAGTATTTAA
- a CDS encoding uncharacterized protein (Plectin/S10 domain), which yields MIISKQNRRLIYEQLFKEGVMVAPKEFNRPSHPDLTTVPNLEVIKAMQSLTSKGYVKTQFSWQWYYYTLTDEGLAYLREWLHLPAEIVPITHTKPARPAGRPAGYGAGREGGAYRPRGGDREGYRRRDDGDNKEGGEYRPRFGGVGRGQGAPAS from the exons ATGATCATCTCGAAGCAGAACCGCCGCCTC ATTTACGAGCAGCTCTTCAAGGAGGGTGTCATGGTCGCGCCCAAGGAGTTTAACCGCCCCTCGCACCCCGACCTCACCACCGtccccaacctcgaggtcatcAAGGCCATGCAGTCCCTCACCTCGAAGGGCTACGTCAAGACCCAGTTCTCGTGGCAGTGGTACTACTACACCCTCACCGACGAGGGCCTTGCCTACCTCCGCGAGTGGCTCCACCTCCCCGCCGAGATTGTCCCCATCACCCACACCAAGCCCGCTCGCCCCGCTGGCCGCCCTGCCGGTTACGGCGCCGGCCGTGAGGGTGGTGCCTACCGCCCCCGTGGTGGTGACCGTGAGGGctaccgccgccgcgacgacggtgACAACAAGGAGGGTGGCGAGTACCGCCCC cgcTTCGGCGGTGTTGGCCGTGGCCAGGGTGCTCCCGCTTCGTAA
- a CDS encoding uncharacterized protein (Beta-glucan synthesis-associated protein (SKN1)), whose product MAPFSHQQAAGPSRYISTSKVSSSPPTNDNVSTHGRASSLTSPTLLRSRFSPRLSPTASADANNQSIFAAQQDTYPSPANSQNGRNLLAGWGRRKKRAESVPEASVMTEKPLPAVSTPIASRFAHKGSGNHKAYIPHYSKHSESPEHANNIGREMVRTRSQSPSLHSSPGGAGFSVPRYNARGYPIRDPIPDIKIITPRTSGHESPKDTSMPSTPQRPYSGQSSENEDNSPRRPQYPPSSFVNRSSGASSENSPRPGRPDSDASDYSSDQVHMPYGAGISPGVSLYGADSVASLPTHETSMSNVQLAGREQSYAEYLRQHHYESSQGAHSMYYEKGSEEDLRNSGYGHFGFKREGKRIVLNYGLENPGLYAAMGPEDDDDLHNPATYPTHKTGFFGSLLTFRGFTNVGCLALITLILVVLFMGYPIITEYTQGHQTTNGAFGLGGTNATGQVPVLRQPIDPDTPVEAHSKVSLETGETWDLIFSDEFNHPGRSFNPGDDPYWEAEDLHYWPTNNLEWYQPKRLTTRDGSLVITLTKDQYNRRNYTGGMMNTWNKFCFTGGYIEAAVSLPGKSNVQGLWPAIWTMGNLGRAGYGGTTDGMWPYSYDSCDVGTLKNQSMPDGTPEVAFTQGDPSYNMTLSYLSGQRLSACTCPGEKSHPGPTRSDGSYVGRAAPEIDMFEASVSDDKIGEVSLSGQWAPFNPFYGWINQTDLVTVYNSTPSHFNQYRGSIWQQATSLLAQTDQECYTHEKGCFEVFGVEWMPSEGDKNDGYISWLSDGRKAWTLHEGAMAPNTPAGIGQRIVSREPMYMIVNLGISPNFGFIDFEALDLLWPVEMHVDYIRVYQDPKKSRLGCDPADYPTADFIENHKVAFTNPNITTFGQLQEAMPGLEWPKNRLVDQC is encoded by the exons ATGGCGCCTTTCTCGCACCAGCAGGCCGCTGGTCCGAGCCGCTACATCAGCACATCAAAGGTCTCAAGCTCTCCCCCAACCAACGACAACGTCTCAACTCACGGTCGTGCCTCGTCTCTCACCTCACCCACACTGCtccgctcgcgcttctcaCCCCGTCTCTCCCCGACCGCGTCCGCAGATGCCAACAACCAGTCCATCTTCGCTGCGCAACAGGACACGTACCCTTCCCCGGCCAACTCGCAAAACGGCAGGAACCTTCTCGCCGGATGGGGAAGAAGAAagaagcgcgccgagagCGTCCCCGAGGCTAGTGTTATGACCGAGAAGCCGCTGCCGGCCGTGTCGACTCCCATTGCTTCGCGCTTCGCTCACAAGGGCTCGGGCAACCATAAGGCCTACATTCCTCACTACTCCAAGCATTCCGAGTCTCCCGAACACGCCAACAACATTGGCCGTGAGATGGTTCGCACACGGTCTCAATCACCGAGCCTTCACAGCAGTCCAGGTGGAGCGGGTTTCAGTGTTCCCCGGTACAATGCCAGAGGCTACCCCATCCGCGACCCCATTCCCGACATCAAGATCATCACACCTCGAACGTCTGGCCATGAAAGTCCCAAGGACACTTCCATGCCATCAACGCCCCAGAGGCCGTACAGTGGCCAGTCGTCTGAAAACGAGGACAACTCGCCCCGGAGACCTCAATACCCGCCTTCGAGCTTTGTTAACCGCTCGTCTggcgcctcgtccgagaACTCCCCCCGACCAGGTAGACCCGACTCGGATGCCAGCGACTACTCGTCGGACCAGGTTCATATGCCGTACGGCGCGGGCATCTCGCCAGGAGTTAGCCTTTACGGCGCCGATTCTGTGGCCAGCTTACCAACGCATGAGACCTCGATGAGCAACGTGCAGCTGGCAGGGAGGGAGCAGAGCTATGCCGAGTACCTCCGCCAACACCACTACGAGTCCAGCCAGGGAGCGCACAGCATGTACTACGAGAAGGGCTCGGAAGAAGATCTGCGAAACTCGGGCTATGGGCACTTTGGCTTCAAGAGAGAGGGCAAGCGTATTGTTCTCAACTACGGCCTCGAGAACCCCGGCCTCTACGCCGCCATGGGTCCagaagatgacgacgacctccacaACCCAGCAACGTACCCCACCCACAAGACAGGCTTCTTCGGGTCGCTCTTGACGTTCCGCGGTTTCACAAACGTTGGctgcctcgccctcatcacGCTCATTCTCGTCGTGTTGTTCATGGGCTATCCCATCATCACCGAGTACACTCAGGGCCATCAGACGACTAACGGTGCCTTCGGCCTGGGTGGCACCAACGCAACAGGGCAGGTGCCAGTCTTACGACAGCCTATCGATCCGGATACGCCAGTCGAGGCTCATAGCAAGGTTTCACTGGAAACTGGAGAAACTTGGGACCTCATCTTCAGCGACGAGTTTAATCACCCTGGGCGCTCGTTCAACCCTGGTGACGACCCCTACTGGGAGGCAGAGGACCTCCACTACTGGCCCACCAACAATCTCGAGTGGTACCAGCCCAAGCGACTCACTACGCGCGATGGCAGCCTCGTGATCACTCTCACCAAGGATCAGTATAATAGACGCAACTACACCGGCGGCA TGATGAACACCTGGAATAAGTTTTGTTTCACGGGCGGTTACATCGAGGCTGCCGTGTCGCTGCCCGGCAAGTCGAATGTCCAGGGACTCTGGCCGGCCATTTGGACCATGGGTaacctcggccgcgccggcTACGGTGGGACGACCGACGGCATGTGGCCTTACAGTTACGACAGCTGTGATGTGGGGACGCTCAAGAACCAGTCGATGCCCGACGGCACGCCGGAGGTGGCGTTCACCCAGGGCGACCCGAGTTACAACATGACGTTGTCGTACCTCTCGGGCCAGCGTCTCTCCGCGTGCACTTGTCCCGGCGAAAAGAGCCACCCTGgcccgacgcgctcggATGGCTCGTATGTCGGACGAGCCGCCCCGGAGATCGACATGTTCGAGGCCTCTGTCAGCGACGACAAGATCGGTGAGGTGTCGTTGTCCGGCCAGTGGGCACCTTTCAACCCCTTCTATGGATGGATCAACCAAACCGACCTCGTGACCGTCTACAACTCGACCCCATCGCACTTCAACCAGTACCGCGGTAGTATCTGGCAGCAGGCCACATCGCTTCTTGCGCAGACCGACCAGGAGTGTTACACGCACGAGAAGGGATGCTTCGAAGTCTTTGGCGTCGAGTGGATGCCGAGCGAAGGGGACAAGAACGACGGATACATCTCGTGGCTCAGCGACGGCCGCAAAGCTTGGACTTTGCACGAGGGTGCGATGGCCCCAAACACGCCCGCCGGTATCGGACAGCGCATCGTCTCCCGCGAACCGATGTACATGATCGTCAACCTGGGTATCTCGCCTAACTTTGGCTTCATCGACTTTGAGGCCCTAGACCTACTCTGGCCCGTCGAGATGCACGTCGACTACATCCGCGTGTACCAGGATCCCAAGAAGAGTAGACTTGGTTGCGACCCTGCCGATTACCCCACTGCCGACTTTATCGAAAATCACAAGGTGGCCTTTACCAATCCCAACATCACAACGTTCGGACAGCTGCAGGAGGCCATGCCCGGTCTCGAGTGGCCCAAGAACAGACTTGTAGACCAGTGCTGA